A genome region from Arachidicoccus soli includes the following:
- a CDS encoding glycoside hydrolase family 76 protein produces MRKYMTVICLVLGCSYVKAQYNTASKQNSSMQHSKGNSAAAHKTDTWVAYDAFNQYLLDKQTHIYKVNTDTKDGADTKAALGAIWTQATYWDMAMNAYKLAVKEKNGDRQLKYKQLVKEIYRGDSAHYVHFDWNNQDPQNGWFIYDDIMWWSSSFARAYGIFKDPIYLKLADESFCRVWHGSYILKDRGSYDQVNGGMFWLWNNRNPPDNSDIGKMACINFPVVVAAATLYENIAPADKQHQRDDKIGFNGNPNYPRWHSRDTYLKNAKEIYQWGVNNLFDKTTGKVADSRHGKGVDWTTTMYNQGSFIGASCLLYKITGERYYLENAILAADYSMNVLSAPLNIFPYRNGEEQGIYTAIFAQYLHMLVYDCGQKQFLKWVQNTIDTGWKHRDSRNLTGKDYTSAPPSDLSCYDASGIPALMLLFPSGHK; encoded by the coding sequence ATGCGAAAATATATGACTGTTATCTGTTTGGTTTTGGGATGCTCCTATGTAAAGGCCCAGTATAATACTGCTTCGAAGCAAAATAGTTCTATGCAACATTCGAAAGGGAATTCAGCAGCTGCTCATAAAACGGATACCTGGGTGGCTTATGATGCCTTTAACCAATATCTGTTGGATAAACAAACGCATATTTATAAGGTAAATACGGATACAAAAGATGGCGCTGACACTAAAGCAGCGCTGGGAGCCATATGGACACAGGCTACTTATTGGGACATGGCTATGAATGCCTATAAGCTTGCCGTGAAGGAAAAGAATGGGGATAGGCAGCTGAAGTATAAGCAACTGGTGAAGGAAATTTACCGGGGTGACAGTGCCCATTATGTTCATTTTGACTGGAATAACCAAGACCCGCAGAACGGATGGTTTATCTATGATGATATTATGTGGTGGTCTTCTTCCTTTGCTCGTGCTTACGGTATCTTTAAAGACCCTATTTATCTGAAATTGGCAGATGAGAGTTTTTGTCGCGTATGGCATGGATCTTATATTTTAAAGGACAGAGGCTCCTATGATCAAGTAAACGGCGGGATGTTCTGGCTATGGAATAACAGAAACCCTCCTGATAATAGTGATATCGGGAAAATGGCATGTATTAACTTCCCGGTGGTGGTGGCAGCGGCTACCCTTTATGAAAATATAGCACCTGCTGATAAGCAACATCAGAGGGATGATAAAATAGGATTTAACGGCAATCCCAACTACCCGAGATGGCATAGCCGCGACACCTACCTGAAAAATGCGAAAGAGATCTATCAATGGGGGGTAAATAACCTATTCGACAAAACAACGGGCAAGGTTGCCGACAGCCGTCATGGCAAGGGTGTGGATTGGACGACGACGATGTATAATCAGGGTTCTTTTATCGGGGCTTCCTGTTTGCTGTATAAAATTACAGGGGAACGATATTATTTAGAGAATGCCATCCTGGCTGCTGACTATTCTATGAATGTACTATCTGCTCCGCTGAATATCTTTCCATACAGGAATGGGGAAGAGCAGGGTATCTATACCGCTATTTTCGCGCAGTATTTGCATATGCTGGTCTATGACTGCGGGCAGAAGCAGTTCTTAAAATGGGTACAAAATACGATTGATACCGGTTGGAAGCACCGTGATAGCCGCAATCTTACAGGCAAAGATTATACGAGCGCACCGCCTTCTGATCTGTCTTGTTATGATGCCTCCGGCATCCCGGCGCTTATGCTACTGTTTCCTTCAGGCCATAAGTAA
- a CDS encoding response regulator transcription factor yields the protein MLSTIEKKIGNILPTLLLVDDQEDILFFLSTVFKDHYRILTATDGKEATALLENQCIHLVISDVMMPDMDGFELCSWIKNRPESAHLPVILLTAKDTVQSKIDGLKKGADAYIEKPFSTEYLEAQVETLLQNRILLKEYYTSSPISHVSYPDINKNKEQFFTEIQNMIFAHLNDMSFDVNQLADLLHMSRPTLYRKIKSLFQMAPNELIHQIRLNNAAELIASGQRRISEVAEEVGYNSLSQFGRHFSKQFRMTPTEYKDKVKSLTATMG from the coding sequence ATGCTTTCCACAATTGAAAAAAAGATCGGTAATATTTTACCTACGCTATTATTGGTAGATGACCAGGAAGATATATTATTCTTCCTCTCAACCGTGTTTAAAGATCATTACCGTATACTCACAGCCACAGATGGCAAAGAAGCCACTGCACTACTGGAAAATCAATGCATACACCTCGTTATCAGTGATGTAATGATGCCGGACATGGACGGTTTTGAACTTTGCTCCTGGATAAAAAACCGACCTGAATCTGCCCATTTACCGGTTATTTTACTCACTGCAAAAGATACGGTGCAGTCAAAAATAGACGGTCTTAAAAAAGGAGCAGATGCCTATATTGAGAAACCATTCTCTACGGAATATCTGGAAGCGCAAGTGGAGACCCTGCTGCAAAATAGAATCCTATTAAAAGAGTATTATACCAGCTCTCCTATCTCCCATGTTTCCTATCCGGATATCAATAAAAACAAGGAGCAGTTTTTTACAGAAATACAAAACATGATTTTTGCGCATTTAAATGACATGTCATTTGATGTAAATCAATTAGCAGATCTGCTCCATATGAGCAGGCCCACTTTATACAGGAAAATCAAATCCTTGTTTCAGATGGCGCCCAATGAATTAATTCACCAGATACGTTTAAATAATGCAGCAGAATTAATTGCCTCCGGGCAACGGCGTATCAGTGAAGTTGCCGAAGAAGTAGGTTATAATTCTCTCAGTCAGTTTGGCCGTCATTTTTCCAAGCAGTTTCGTATGACGCCAACAGAATATAAAGACAAAGTAAAATCGCTCACAGCCACGATGGGCTGA